The Alnus glutinosa chromosome 3, dhAlnGlut1.1, whole genome shotgun sequence nucleotide sequence CGACATAgacccaacacgaaattaaagagTTAAAGTCGAGTTAGGGCTGATccatatatagttttatacctaTGCTTCTACACGACATGACCGAACTTAACACTCGACATAATGGTAGCaagtaatttttgacatgacccacAAACCCGACAAGAACCAAATACACAATTAGATGGTTAGAGTTGAGGGGGttaacttgtttaattaaattgatcgagTTACGGTTTATCTATATAACCTTATATCCATGTTTGACGCAACGGTAATACGAACCGACACCCCTAATTATAAGTGCTTATTCTCTTATATATGTGTCAatgaaaatcactattaaattttgagtagattaagggtatttttgtgtTTGCATTTCAAAAAGtgggattttaaaaataacgatttttaaatgtgcgatttaaaaacgtgatttttaaaaatgtaattaaacaTTTGGAAAAATCACAGTTTGGCTTTAAAACGTAatttcaaacaatttattttctataatttggtttaaaatcgcactttttatgTAGAAAATTATAATGTCAAACACACCCTAATATGTATATTTCacatcaaaaataatttttactgccACAAAAAATATGCAATCAATTTTAATAGTATACGcagcatttttctttaattattaatcGAATTTTAGAGGTAAGGTGTTTTCAacaagtgagaaaaaaaaaaaaaaagtgaaataaattgcAAGGAAAGGTGTGGATATGGAGAGAGGAGACGCCATGAAAAGGACAAGAAGATTTAAAAGGGAGATTGTACACGATAACTATTGTACCCCAAAACATTGCATAGATCAACAAAAGTTGATTCAGTGATTCATGTGAGCAAATGACCCCACGTGGCCACTGGGCCCCATCACACTGGGGCCTCTCGCTTTCCTTTCACGTGCCAAATGGCGACCAATAGTGACCACCCTATTAACTTATTTCTCGACACCATGGACCCCACCCTTCGCCACCAAACTACGCCGTTTCCCTCTTATATCCCTCCTCCCTCCTCCATCCCCCAACCTTttctgattctctctctctctctctctctcgctgtcTCTGTAAGTGCCCGCAAAGCATTTACTGCTCCTCTTTTTGCCAGTTagtgttttattaaataattaattcttGGCTGGGGCCTGGGGGCTCCCCTACCGAACGCATAAAAGAAACCCTCTTTCCTCTCCCTTTTCTCAGTTTTCTGCATAACAAAAAAAAGCATGGAAGAAATAATAATCTCTCCCTCTTCATCGTCCTCTCTCGTATCTTTGCCCCAAGAAACCCCATCAAACCTTCAACAAAGGCTCCAATTCATAGTCCAAAGCCAGCCGGAGTGGTGGACTTACGCCATTTTCTGGCAATCCGCAAACGAAGACAATGGCCACCTCTTCTTGGCTTGGGCCGACGGCCATTTCCAAGGCACCAAAGACATGTCACCTAAACTCTCCCACACCAACACCACCCACCACCCCATGTCAGTCCTACATTCCGAGAGGAGAAAATTCATGAGGGACATCCAATCCATCATCACTGAAAACCACCACGACATCGATAACATGTCCTTAAACGCCGATGTCACTGACGCCGAATGGTTCTATGTCATGTCTTTAACCCGCTCTTTCGCAGCCGGCGACGGTGTGCTCGGCAAGGCATTTAGTACTAATTCTCTGGTGTGGCTGACCGGCGGCCATGAGCTTCAGTTCTACAGCTGTGAGAGAGCTAAAGAAGCTCAAATGCATGGGATCGAGACTTTGGTTTGTATCCCAACGTCTAGTGGGGTGCTTGAAATTGGTTCTCAGGAGATAATCAGAGAGAACTGGGGGTTAGTCCAACAAGCCAAGTCTTTATTCGGGTCAGATCTCATTGGCTTGGTACCCAAGCAACCAAACCCAAGTTCCGGCCCGATGCAATTTCTCGACCGAAACATTTCGTTCGCGGATATCGGCATAATTGCCGGCATACAAGAAGAGGATAATTCtcaagaagagaagaagaagaaagagtgcTTCAGAGGAGCGCATTCTTCATACGTGGACTCGGAGCACTCTGATTCCGATTGCCCACTTCTCGCTGTAAACATAGAGAAAAGAACTCCCAAGAAAAGAGGGAGAAAACCGGGGCTCGGCCGCGACACGCCGTTGAACCACGTCGAGGCGGAGCGGCAGCGGCGAGAGAAGCTGAACCACCGGTTCTACGCCCTGCGAGCCGTGGTCCCCAACGTGTCGAGGATGGACAAGGCGTCTTTGCTCTCCGACGCGGTCTCCTACATCAACGAGCTGAAGACGAAGATCGATGAGTTCGAGTCGCAGCTTCAAAGAGAGTCGAAGAAGGTGAAGTTAGAAATGGCTGATACCATGGACAACCAAAGCACCACCACCTCCGTCGACCAAACCAGGCCTAACTCCGGCGGGTTCGCGCTGGAGGTGGAGATCAAGATTGTTGGACTGGACGCCATGATTAGGGTTCAATCGGAGAATGTTAATTACCCGTCAGCACGGTTACTGGGTGCGCTACGTGACCTAGAGTTGCAAATCCACCATGCGAGCATGTCGTGCGTGAACGAACTCATGCTTCAGGATGTTGTGGTCAGGGTTCCTGAAGGATTGAGAACCGAAGAAGGTCTCAAAACTGCTCTTCTCAGAAGATTAGAGCAGTAAGCTAGATTTTACTGTTGgatcatattataattaataagcGCGCGACTAATAtaatgcttaatttttgtttttgttttttttttttttcactttactTTGCACCGCAAATTTATATGTAATTACGGAAGTAATGGTAAGCTGcttttttattagtatttattttcagaattatGTTGTATTGTTTTGCTTAATAGAATTaaaggcaaaaatatttcagGAGCCCTTGTATTTTGAGCTTTTATCAAATCTCGATCTCCTTAGGGTTTAAAACGGATCAAATTACTCTTTAAGCTATATGCACAGTTATCcaatcattctctctctctagatttTCTATTAATGGTGAATAATGACACCTAGGCTGATGATAATTATGTTATGTCCAATAACATTTTGCCATGTCGTTATAAAATCAGTACTAATTATTTTTGTCAtggtgtcattttgaaaataccaaattagacaaaaataaaataaaataaaataaaaaataagtgttCCGAGTGGCTAAAATTACTTTCTCACAAAGGCAATTGAGAGTGACTCGATCATCTATTTTGACCTCTTAGTGGTTGAAGGGGTACTGGCTGTACTattcaattattaattaaaaaaaaaaaaaaaaaagggtgggcgAGCCATCTatctcttaaaaataataaaaaataaaaagacaattattGAAATATCGATCCTTaaaaatggccaaaaaaaagtgattaaaccACCTGATAAAAGGTCAAACAAAATAGAAGGTTTGGTGTGGATGTTCCCCATGTTGATGGCACATACGGACAGGGAAAATTAAGCAAAACCTTAATATTGCCAAACGGGACTAGATAAATATCCATGCACATTTATTTATGGTTCTAATGATTGTAGTCAATAATAGATGTATGGTAAAAATATCATAATATGTTGCTAGCTTATTTTTTGTGGACGAAATCGAAAGAGGGGGATCGAAATGATGAGGGAATCTCGGACCCCCACCACTACCAACTGCTAAGAAGCTAGcatttaaaacatgtgattttgaTGCACCTACATATATAATTTAAGATTCTTTAATTTTGTGGGGGTTAAGATATGCAAAAGATGAAAACCAATACATTGATCATTCCAtcaaagaaaaagtgaaaacaatGGATGTGGATAACCTAGCCACTCACTTTAGTACAAGCAGgaaaaaacaatcaattaaaagtaGGACATCCAATTAACGTTGGATATTCTTTTATTTCAACAAGATCCTTTCCGATCCGACCAGTACTCCCACAAAatacgaaaaaaagaaaaaaaaaagaaaaaaaaaaaaaagacatatcTAATGTATCCAGTACTGTACAATGTATGCATATAGCGTGTATGCGAGTTTTGATAGTAATTCTAGAACAAAGGCATGCTTCGATGCCTTTTACTGAAACTGGGGACaaaattttttctctttattaatTATTTCGAACTAGGAATTCAAATCAATTGGAATGAATTAAGATTGGACTAAAAGGGCACAATATAGTTTCCCCTTTATATGGGACTGAAGAATATTGTTTGTACTGAATTGCAGAGAAATGATTTGCTTTTGTTCATAAAAAGGACAATAATCGACTACACAATTTGGAATTgtctttctctttatttatttatttttgtctttttctttctctttttactAGGTTAAATAACTTTTTAGTACTTATTCTTGAACAATTATTAAATTGTCAActcgattttaaaatgtattataTGTGATTGTTGGTGTCTAATTATCGGGGTTAATTCTTTCGTACATGTTTCGTCCAAAAatttaacggctcgccacgttaGGGCATTTCAGAGACCAAAACATGTATCCTATACCATATCaacgttatttaaaaatttgaaaagagggggtggggggtggggggagatCACCCCGCCAATGACGAAGAACTCACACGGGTGGTCGGATGGGTCCACTCTGCCACCCACCGGTGGTGGACTCATCCCAATGAAGCTTCTACTGCAAGAAATAGGGTTGTAAATAAACGTGTCTGTTCGACAACCTGCTCGTTTAAACTCGATTTGTAACTGCAGAAACCCGTTCGTTACTATAGAAACACACTTGATTATTAAGTGACACATACCTAGTGACACATACTCAGCTCGCTCAGCCTAACTCGTATAAAGCTCAATCCAACTCGCTCGCTCCGACTCAATTAAGATTCGCAAGCCTAACTCATATACACATATAACATATATGTGTATATGAACATACAGTAATTTAGTATTAACttacatattaagttattaattagTTGGTTAGTATATGCTAACTTAATATTACTAAGCAAGTAACTAACTATTTATGCATAGTTAAATagttaactatagtctataggtcattttgataaaaaaataataataataataataaataaattaaattaaattaaattaaattaaaaaagcatattttaaaataagcaTATCgtatactagctaagtaaataagcattaaatattaattataatactctgataattatatttagtatgttaaactaacgcATTAAGTTACTAGTAGTTAGTATAAGTTATATTGAATAGttagtgtgtgtgtatatatatatatatatatatacacacacacataacacATCACATAtagttaacaatagttatatatattaaacttatgctatagttaattagttatatatagtacattagacttactatttgctcacattatacatatgcTATAGTTTATATTCTCtaggtatatataataacatattattaatttgttacttatagactatagttatatactatattttataatatactatatatagttaaatattatatatttatgttatagATAAATGTATAGGGGTTGTTCACAAACTCTGGCTTGAACTCCGGTCGTTAGATCACTCATTCAAAAATTTAACAGTCTAGTTCGAGCTTtaattgagccgagcttgtcgagTACTTGGTTTGGCTCGAATGGCATTCTCAACGAATTCTAGCTTCGCCCGAGCTTTCAACAAGTCGAGCTTGAACACACATTTTAAAGTTCGATTCAAGTTCGAGTTCGACTATTAaagctcgactcataaatgagccagtcttaaaattttaaagttgagctcggctcgtttacagcCTTAGCAAAAAACTTTGGAATGAGCATACTTGCTGCTTTGCAAGAGAATGGGTCATTGACACTATGCTTCTCTTGCCATGTTTCTTGATGAAGATGAAGACACTTTTTAAATACTTGGGGGGTGTCATATGGTATGCATAGCTAAAATTAAACTTGGCCCGGCCCCTATCTTTTCCCATAGACTTCCAAAAATAGGTTGAAAATTTTGTATAACGGTATGAGGTAATGGATCTTGAAAATAAGGGTGAGCAATCCAAGTAGTATCCATCGTATTCCTGCAAGTGACGAAGTGGGCAATCATTTAAAATAGTCCACCACTACATAGATAGAATCCATTCCCATCTGATTGTAAGGTAATCCCAATATAAAATCCATGCTAATGTCGAGCCATGAAGCATCAAGCACCCATAATGAAGTTTTCAACCCAGAATTAGTGAGGACTCCCTTCGAGCTCTAGCAAATAAAACATCATTCCACATAACGAGCCATGACACAAGTTAACTTCGGCCAGTAAAAATCCGATGAGACCAATGCCAACGTCTTGTCTCGCCCAAAGTGACCCACTTTATGCAATTCCGGTATAATCTTTTCTTTCAACGAAAAATTAGGAATACATAACTGCATACCATGAAATAAATTACCACTAAGTATAATATAATAACTTCGCTCACATGCGGCCATCTATGCATATATATTCTCGAAGGAAAGATCTTTTGCATACAACTCACGAAAGATGTTGAAAACAATGGATTTTGATGTTGAACAGATCTAAGGATCGATCTGATAGCATGAGTTAGTAATATGAACTATTGGATTCAAGGTTGTGGCGGAACAGATCTACTAATTCTTTGATTCCAGTTAAGtaagagggatcttgaactaaGAAATAGATTCTAGAAGCTAAAAAAGGGTATCCTGAGCAATTTCAATAATCGGGTTCATTGATATTCCTGGATAGTAGATGCTATCACACATACAATCATACTCAATGAACCaacattaaattttgaaatatcaGCTAATCAATCTTATCCGTCCAAGGGAGTAAAGGATATCCTTCAAATgttgaaaatattaatttcaaattcaaagtACTGAACTAAGTCCACAAGTTGGGCTTAAACTACTAAGGAAAaccaaatttaaacaaatacggCAAAAGTCTAATTATTCCATAAAATAAAACTGCAATAAATACAAGGATTTTGCCAAAAATCCGGTGAAATTTGATAATAAAAACCttcataaattattaattgacatatttcttaaaatgacaaaaaaaataacttaaaacactGATTCTAAGGGGGAAAGgcaaattttgagaaaaaaacaatGCTCACTAGGCATAGCTAGATGGGCATAACATGCGCATCGAGAAGAGCTTTTCGGATTGGGGTCTTAGGCGCGATTTTGATACTCGTAACGAATGTTATGCCTGTTTTACTGCACATTGTGCGATATTATTCCAATTACACCTTATTCTGTCGATTCTTGCGCTAATCTTCTATATTAAAATATTCGAGAGCCATCGCTTAGCCTCTGACAACTTAGCATCAACTTTGACTCTTGCATCACTATTCCCATTGCATAGCATTCACCAAGAGTCATCTAGTAATAGGGCATGACCTTACGTGGATGTGGTATTCGGTTAATAACCTTTAGTGAGATACGACCTTGGCAGGATAGTGGCACTGAATTCATTCCCTCCTACAACGGTTATCAAGTGTCAAATAGTGCTACGtgtttgttggttgtattgagGTTGTTGTCTAATTCCTTGTTAGGAGTATCAAGACAATGAGGATGAGGTGGGCGAGTGAGGATCCCTGGCAATACGCCTTCCTTTATTGGGGCTTGTTTGTTAAGTGCTGGAACATTACAGAGTAGTGGACACTATTGTagatgtacttttttttttcctttttttttttttttttttttttttttttttaatttttcaaattttcaataacaatcaacatcaaaacattctcacttttttcactttttatatcacatcaataatttttttattactattcaaataaaaaaattcactacaatacaaatttttttcatttttttatacaaattctttttattttatatcacatcatcactttttactaattccaaaattaacaactcactactaTGTTCTGTTATGTTCTTTGGACAGCTGGCTGGCCAGACTACCAAGCCCACAGGGCTTCTGGTTTTGAGCCCAGTTGCTTGGCCTAATGAGCCTATTTGGCTCGGGTCCTAACAGGTGGAAACGGGTATATCATTTACAAAATATAGTATTCAATCCAAATTGAAAAAGACGAATTGACCCTAAACATTTATTAAGCaaagaaaatatcaaatttaaCACATAATTTACCTTACCaatattatcaattttcaaTTCAAACGCCACAAATctcaaaaatcaaagaaagcctaaaataaatcaaaacaaatattggtaataaagttgaaatttttgaagaactcttaaaaaaaaaaaaaaaaaaaaccatttcatGGGCCAGCCAAACCCAAAGAAATTCTACTGTAGAAGAAAAGTTTGTTACAACCAATctatactcacaaaacctttgtaGTCTAGACACATGCCTAtaaccctaacaaaaaaaactcGTTTGCCTCCCATTATAGTGTCTAGAACTCTAACGTACATATTTTTACGAAATCCCCTCCACGAACTCGCTTGCTGCAATCCGAAACTCTAATGATTAGAAGTTTTTATGTGGTTTAATGGTAACAAAGAGAATTAAAGAGAGGTTTCAATTTAGGTTCAAAGGTTTAGAATA carries:
- the LOC133862270 gene encoding transcription factor MYC2 gives rise to the protein MEEIIISPSSSSSLVSLPQETPSNLQQRLQFIVQSQPEWWTYAIFWQSANEDNGHLFLAWADGHFQGTKDMSPKLSHTNTTHHPMSVLHSERRKFMRDIQSIITENHHDIDNMSLNADVTDAEWFYVMSLTRSFAAGDGVLGKAFSTNSLVWLTGGHELQFYSCERAKEAQMHGIETLVCIPTSSGVLEIGSQEIIRENWGLVQQAKSLFGSDLIGLVPKQPNPSSGPMQFLDRNISFADIGIIAGIQEEDNSQEEKKKKECFRGAHSSYVDSEHSDSDCPLLAVNIEKRTPKKRGRKPGLGRDTPLNHVEAERQRREKLNHRFYALRAVVPNVSRMDKASLLSDAVSYINELKTKIDEFESQLQRESKKVKLEMADTMDNQSTTTSVDQTRPNSGGFALEVEIKIVGLDAMIRVQSENVNYPSARLLGALRDLELQIHHASMSCVNELMLQDVVVRVPEGLRTEEGLKTALLRRLEQ